One genomic segment of uncultured Desulfobacter sp. includes these proteins:
- a CDS encoding methyl viologen-reducing hydrogenase, with product MPVKVANEWLNSCSGCEIAILNLGETLLDLLPQIEFVHIPVLMDHKHYGQLGEKKEIDIPKATVGLLSGGIRNEEHLEVAHEMRKKCDILIALGTCATHGGIPALINSFTNDEFLDYYYSTDSTESGAKIPDQGISPLLDRCYALDEKINVDLYLPGCPPHPDQIATVISGLLNGQTPELPFKSVCDTCPAIRKGKGNITTIKRFTGTPEYDPDKGIDQMRCLLEQGYLCAGPVTRAGCAGKNGEAPRCISARVPCRGCYGPVRQDGNQLLDMLNALASNGIDISSIPDRNSLLRFSGAHNRLVPSIKGDK from the coding sequence ATGCCGGTAAAAGTTGCCAATGAATGGCTCAACTCCTGCTCTGGGTGTGAAATTGCCATATTAAATCTGGGAGAAACCCTTCTGGATCTTTTACCCCAGATTGAATTTGTTCATATTCCGGTTCTTATGGACCATAAGCACTATGGACAACTTGGAGAAAAAAAAGAGATTGATATTCCGAAGGCTACGGTTGGATTGCTGTCCGGGGGAATCCGCAATGAAGAGCATCTGGAGGTGGCTCATGAAATGCGCAAAAAATGCGATATTCTCATTGCCCTTGGCACCTGTGCTACCCATGGCGGAATCCCAGCGCTGATCAATTCATTCACCAACGATGAATTTTTAGACTATTATTATTCAACAGACAGCACAGAATCAGGTGCCAAGATCCCGGACCAGGGTATTTCCCCGCTGCTGGATCGCTGCTATGCCCTGGACGAAAAGATAAATGTAGATCTTTATCTGCCGGGATGTCCGCCCCATCCAGATCAAATTGCCACAGTTATATCAGGGTTATTAAATGGCCAGACACCGGAGCTTCCCTTTAAGAGTGTATGTGACACCTGCCCTGCAATTCGAAAAGGCAAAGGAAATATTACAACCATCAAACGCTTTACGGGAACCCCGGAATATGATCCGGACAAAGGTATTGATCAGATGCGCTGTCTTCTGGAACAGGGGTATTTGTGTGCAGGTCCCGTAACCCGGGCCGGTTGCGCAGGCAAGAATGGTGAAGCGCCTAGATGCATCAGCGCCCGGGTCCCATGCAGGGGCTGCTACGGACCTGTTCGCCAGGACGGAAACCAGCTGTTGGACATGCTAAATGCCTTGGCTTCCAACGGTATCGACATCTCATCCATCCCCGACCGAAACAGCCTGCTGCGATTCTCAGGTGCGCACAATCGGCTGGTTCCCTCGATAAAAGGAGATAAATAA
- a CDS encoding Ni/Fe hydrogenase subunit alpha, with protein MGKTIHIAPLSRIEGHANINIQLDDNGEVASATTHFNSIRGFEKYVQGKPAEEVTRIVTRICGICPWHHHLSSTKAVDACFGAEVAPAGHMLRECMQNMAHINDKILHFYFLAAPDFVMGPDADYKVRNVIGIAQAAPDLAKQVIKMRQLGQMMMEKFAGKVIHPIAAVPGGFSKPMSDSQRRELIEDTKTLLDFATFSMAHAKKNIFPAYMDDVTTLGTITTGFIGTVDDHGALNFYDGKIRLMMLDGSFKDFNDADYLDYIAEHVEPTSYGKFPYAKSWGQGFSMDIDNPKGIYRSNCLARLNACDYISTPLAQAELEAFREQFGSPAQHTLLYHWARLIELVYACEKTLELLMDTAICGKETRFDVTPKAGRGVGHVEAPRGTLIHDYTTDENGLIEKANMIVGTTHNLAPIAMSVEQSAKMLIKDGHVDETILNKVEMSVRAYDP; from the coding sequence ATGGGAAAAACCATTCACATCGCCCCCCTGTCACGCATAGAGGGGCATGCAAATATTAATATACAGCTTGATGACAATGGAGAAGTGGCTTCGGCCACTACCCATTTTAACTCCATCAGGGGGTTTGAAAAATATGTTCAGGGAAAACCCGCCGAGGAGGTGACTCGCATTGTCACCCGTATTTGCGGAATCTGTCCCTGGCATCACCACCTGTCATCCACCAAGGCCGTGGATGCTTGTTTTGGGGCGGAAGTTGCCCCGGCAGGCCACATGCTGCGCGAATGCATGCAGAACATGGCCCACATCAACGACAAAATTCTGCACTTTTATTTTCTGGCAGCCCCGGATTTTGTCATGGGACCGGACGCCGATTACAAAGTCAGGAACGTCATCGGTATTGCCCAGGCAGCCCCGGATCTTGCCAAACAGGTTATTAAAATGAGACAGCTGGGACAGATGATGATGGAAAAATTTGCAGGCAAGGTCATCCATCCAATCGCAGCAGTCCCGGGCGGATTTTCCAAACCCATGTCCGACAGCCAGCGCAGAGAGTTAATTGAAGACACAAAAACCCTGCTGGATTTTGCCACCTTTTCCATGGCCCATGCCAAAAAAAATATCTTCCCGGCTTATATGGACGACGTAACCACCCTTGGCACTATCACCACAGGCTTTATCGGCACAGTGGATGACCATGGAGCATTGAATTTTTATGACGGAAAAATCCGGCTCATGATGCTGGATGGTTCATTTAAGGATTTTAATGATGCAGATTACCTGGATTACATAGCCGAACATGTCGAACCAACGTCCTATGGCAAGTTTCCCTATGCAAAATCCTGGGGCCAGGGATTTTCCATGGATATTGACAATCCCAAAGGCATTTACCGGTCCAATTGTTTGGCAAGACTGAATGCCTGTGATTATATTTCAACCCCCCTAGCCCAGGCTGAATTGGAAGCGTTCAGGGAACAATTCGGAAGTCCTGCCCAGCACACGCTGCTTTATCATTGGGCCAGACTTATCGAGCTAGTATATGCCTGTGAAAAGACCCTTGAGCTTCTTATGGATACTGCCATCTGCGGAAAAGAGACGCGATTTGACGTCACCCCGAAAGCCGGTCGCGGCGTAGGCCATGTGGAAGCGCCCAGAGGGACCCTGATACATGATTACACCACCGATGAAAACGGACTCATTGAAAAGGCTAATATGATCGTAGGTACTACCCACAACCTGGCCCCTATTGCAATGAGCGTGGAGCAGTCCGCAAAAATGCTTATCAAAGACGGTCATGTGGATGAAACGATATTAAATAAGGTAGAGATGTCGGTGCGAGCCTACGACCCCTGA
- the tyrS gene encoding tyrosine--tRNA ligase, whose product MSVLSILKERGFIEATTHTQELEDYLEKNRATCYIGFDPTASSLHVGSLVCIMALAHMQRQGHRPIGLVGGGTGLIGDPSGKTELRKVLTQDQIDENKAGIRKQLSRFIEFSGDKALMLDNAAWLTNLEYISFLRDIGRHFSINKMIKAESVKSRLESEDGLTFIEFNYMLLQAYDFMELAKTHDCLLQMGGSDQWGNIVAGIDLVRRTLGKQAFGITFPLITTASGIKMGKTHKGAVWLDPERFSPYEYYQFWVNTDDLDVTRFLALFTFIPMDEIELVKRLTGADLNKAKTILAYEATKIAHGEDEALKSLKATASMFGSLEVPSELLPSASIPRGTLSCGADASVPASAFNKGDVVDKMFVVDLFCDAGLCKSKSDARRLIKQGGAYINGERLGSFEQVVAAADVNDCEIMLRAGKKKYHKIILK is encoded by the coding sequence ATGAGTGTTTTATCGATTTTAAAAGAGCGTGGATTTATTGAGGCGACAACCCATACCCAGGAGCTTGAAGACTATCTGGAAAAGAATAGAGCCACCTGTTATATCGGTTTTGACCCAACCGCTTCAAGTCTGCATGTCGGAAGTCTTGTGTGTATTATGGCACTGGCCCACATGCAACGACAAGGACATCGTCCCATCGGCCTTGTCGGCGGCGGGACAGGGCTTATTGGTGACCCATCCGGTAAAACAGAACTGCGCAAAGTGCTTACCCAGGATCAGATTGATGAAAATAAAGCCGGAATTCGAAAACAATTATCCAGGTTTATTGAATTTTCCGGAGATAAGGCATTGATGCTTGATAATGCTGCCTGGCTTACCAATCTGGAATACATTTCTTTTTTAAGGGATATTGGCAGGCATTTTTCCATAAATAAGATGATCAAGGCAGAAAGCGTTAAATCCAGATTGGAATCAGAAGATGGCCTGACATTCATTGAATTTAACTATATGTTGCTCCAGGCTTATGATTTCATGGAGCTTGCCAAAACCCATGACTGTCTGCTTCAGATGGGCGGAAGTGATCAGTGGGGTAACATTGTGGCAGGAATTGATCTTGTGCGTCGTACCCTTGGTAAACAAGCCTTTGGGATCACTTTCCCATTAATTACCACCGCGTCCGGCATAAAAATGGGTAAAACCCATAAAGGTGCTGTATGGCTTGATCCTGAACGGTTCTCACCTTATGAGTATTATCAGTTCTGGGTAAATACTGATGACCTGGATGTGACAAGATTTTTAGCACTATTTACCTTTATTCCCATGGACGAGATCGAATTGGTAAAAAGGTTAACAGGGGCGGATTTGAATAAAGCTAAAACCATTCTTGCGTATGAGGCGACTAAAATTGCCCATGGAGAGGATGAGGCGCTAAAATCTCTTAAAGCCACAGCGTCCATGTTTGGGTCTCTTGAGGTACCTTCTGAGCTTTTGCCTTCTGCAAGCATCCCCCGGGGAACGCTTTCTTGTGGAGCTGATGCTTCAGTGCCGGCCAGCGCATTTAATAAAGGGGATGTGGTGGATAAGATGTTTGTGGTCGATTTGTTTTGTGACGCAGGGTTGTGCAAGTCCAAATCCGATGCCCGCCGTCTAATTAAACAGGGGGGTGCTTATATTAATGGTGAAAGGCTTGGTTCCTTTGAACAGGTTGTGGCTGCTGCTGACGTAAACGACTGTGAAATTATGCTCAGGGCGGGAAAGAAAAAGTATCATAAAATTATTTTAAAATAG
- a CDS encoding hydrogenase iron-sulfur subunit, whose product MKDTFEPTIIGFLCNWCSYAGGDLAGVSRLEYPPNMKPIRVMCTGMVHPDLVLSALKKGADGVMVMGUHPGECHYLDGNQKALSRITVIKLLLEDAGIDPDRVTIEWVSGAEGPRFAEKVTEFTDKIRALGPNMFNAHKKEVIPCR is encoded by the coding sequence ATGAAAGATACATTTGAACCCACCATCATTGGATTTCTGTGCAACTGGTGTTCCTATGCCGGCGGAGATCTTGCCGGCGTATCCAGACTGGAATATCCCCCCAACATGAAGCCCATCCGGGTCATGTGCACAGGCATGGTCCACCCTGATCTTGTGCTGTCTGCCCTTAAAAAAGGTGCAGACGGCGTCATGGTCATGGGTTGACATCCCGGCGAATGTCATTACCTGGATGGTAATCAAAAAGCATTGTCCCGTATTACTGTAATTAAACTACTGCTCGAAGACGCCGGCATTGATCCTGACAGGGTCACTATTGAATGGGTGTCTGGCGCTGAAGGCCCAAGGTTTGCCGAAAAGGTCACCGAATTCACCGATAAAATAAGGGCGCTTGGCCCCAATATGTTCAACGCCCATAAAAAGGAGGTGATTCCATGCCGGTAA